A region of Borrelia hermsii DAH DNA encodes the following proteins:
- a CDS encoding chromosome replication/partitioning protein gives MKNNKELKINKRNIDSKGNALLTASDDNEEGAGTVRYNALKKKLYINLREGIYNRIECMKILKEIKDNEYYKLDGYKSFDAFIRNYDVAKTQAYNYLKIATALEEGLLEEQYVLENGFRQILSLLKDKESATIKKSKVNPIKPLRFQLKSQESYGFYKSNAKFTSFLMDELFENQKDLLDKLLKKYKELKGE, from the coding sequence ATGAAAAATAATAAAGAATTAAAAATTAATAAAAGAAATATTGATTCAAAAGGGAATGCATTACTTACTGCATCTGATGATAATGAAGAAGGTGCGGGAACAGTTCGTTATAATGCATTGAAAAAGAAATTATATATAAATCTTAGGGAAGGAATCTATAACAGAATAGAGTGTATGAAGATTTTAAAAGAAATAAAAGATAATGAATATTATAAGTTAGATGGATATAAAAGTTTTGATGCTTTTATAAGAAATTATGATGTTGCAAAAACCCAAGCTTATAATTATTTAAAAATTGCAACAGCCTTAGAAGAAGGATTGTTAGAGGAGCAATATGTACTAGAAAATGGATTTAGACAAATATTAAGCTTACTAAAGGATAAAGAAAGTGCAACAATAAAGAAATCAAAAGTAAATCCAATAAAACCATTAAGGTTTCAACTTAAAAGTCAAGAAAGTTATGGTTTTTATAAGAGCAATGCTAAATTTACTAGTTTTTTAATGGATGAACTTTTTGAAAATCAAAAAGATTTGCTTGATAAGCTTTTGAAGAAGTATAAAGAATTAAAAGGGGAATGA
- a CDS encoding ParA family protein, which produces MDRKKPKIITIASIKGGVGKSTSSIIFATLLAQKHKVLLIDMDTQASTTSYFYEKIEDQNIDLRINNIYEVLIDKLNVNSSILNVESNLDLIPSYLTLHSINAFGYKHTLSEFKLKNDLKYLNIKYDYIVIDTPPSLDFTLTSSLICCNYVIVPMTAEKWTIESFDLLKFFMEKIALELPIFFIITRFKKNNTHKRLLEMINSKSNFLGTISEREDLNKRIAENNIFDFGKDYIKEYENSLINFFKRVD; this is translated from the coding sequence ATGGATAGAAAAAAACCTAAGATAATCACTATAGCATCAATTAAAGGGGGTGTTGGGAAAAGTACAAGTTCAATCATATTTGCAACACTATTGGCCCAAAAGCATAAAGTGCTTTTAATTGATATGGATACCCAAGCTTCTACTACTAGTTATTTTTATGAAAAAATAGAGGATCAAAATATAGATTTAAGAATAAATAACATATATGAAGTTTTAATAGATAAATTAAACGTCAATAGTTCAATTCTAAATGTTGAAAGTAATTTAGATTTAATCCCTAGTTATTTGACCTTACATAGTATAAATGCATTTGGATATAAGCATACTCTTAGTGAATTTAAATTAAAGAATGACCTGAAATATTTGAATATTAAGTATGATTACATAGTAATTGATACTCCCCCAAGTTTAGATTTCACATTAACTAGTTCTTTAATTTGTTGTAATTATGTAATAGTGCCGATGACAGCTGAAAAATGGACAATTGAAAGCTTTGACCTTTTAAAATTTTTTATGGAAAAAATAGCTTTAGAACTTCCTATTTTTTTTATTATTACTAGGTTTAAGAAAAACAATACACATAAACGATTATTAGAAATGATTAATTCAAAAAGTAATTTTTTGGGAACTATATCAGAACGGGAAGACTTGAATAAAAGAATAGCAGAAAACAATATTTTTGATTTTGGAAAAGACTATATTAAAGAATATGAAAATTCTTTAATAAATTTTTTTAAAAGAGTTGATTGA
- the bdr gene encoding Bdr family repetitive protein, producing MSNLAYKTYRTEDLRVEFLNKGFTEEAVDFILLHNDNSNFEVLREKMNSLEQQMINVEQNLEKDIEFIRMEFNNKLENLDTKIDNVEKNLQKDISNLERSLLKEIERNNAVLREEMKKDNAILREEMKRDNAVLREEMKKDNAVLREEMKKDNAVLLEKLDMSNKVLLEKLKIGNRMLNLISLIGMPIITSILVYIITNYFGRG from the coding sequence ATGAGTAATTTAGCATATAAAACATATAGAACAGAAGATTTAAGGGTAGAGTTTTTAAATAAGGGGTTTACTGAAGAAGCAGTAGATTTCATTTTACTTCATAATGATAATTCTAATTTTGAAGTCTTAAGGGAAAAGATGAATTCATTAGAACAACAAATGATTAATGTAGAACAGAACTTAGAAAAAGATATTGAATTCATTAGGATGGAATTTAACAATAAACTAGAAAATTTGGATACTAAGATAGACAATGTAGAGAAGAATTTACAGAAAGACATATCTAATTTAGAGCGCAGTTTACTTAAAGAAATAGAAAGAAATAATGCAGTCTTAAGAGAAGAAATGAAAAAAGATAATGCAATCTTAAGAGAAGAAATGAAAAGAGATAATGCAGTCTTAAGAGAAGAAATGAAAAAAGATAATGCAGTCTTAAGAGAAGAAATGAAAAAAGATAATGCAGTACTATTAGAAAAGCTTGATATGTCAAATAAAGTTTTATTAGAAAAGCTTAAGATAGGGAATAGGATGTTAAACCTTATTTCATTGATAGGAATGCCCATCATTACTTCTATTCTTGTATACATAATAACAAACTATTTTGGGAGGGGGTAA